The Commensalibacter nepenthis genome has a window encoding:
- a CDS encoding NADP-dependent malic enzyme has translation MDQKFKQEALDYHQYPKPGKLTITPTKRMATQRDLSLAYSPGVAAPCLEIQKDPSLASKYTARGNLVAVISNGTAVLGLGNIGALAGKPVMEGKAVLFKKFAGIDVFDIEVDATDPEHFCNVVAALEPTFGGINLEDIKAPECFQIEKNLQSRMSIPVFHDDQHGTAIVVTAALVNALRIQNKKLEDVKLVTSGAGAAAMACVDLMVGMGLKVENVTLTDIDGVVWKGRDPNMPENMARYAKETNARKLHEVINGADIFLGLSAAGVLKPEYLEHMAPKPIILALANPEPEITPNEVKKVRTDAIIATGRSDYPNQVNNVLCFPFIFRGALDVGAKQINEEMQHAAVYALAKLATLEANEAVIAAYGGDAPSFGSEYILPKPFDPRLILHIAPAVAKAAMDSGAATQPIEDFQAYTDHLQEFVFRSSQVMQPVFEAVRRQPELKKIVFSEGESGRVLRAIQTLVNDKLAKPYVIGNKERIQAKINSLGLSLRVDEHVGVFEPNRNDPLLQSLEEPYKKLVERQGIPSSLAYEQLYRRKSVMAAMLLREGHVDVSLIGGYGEWYRHFKYLKGIIPRRPDVKKFHTISALIQSNVVLFMGDAYLNLSPSAEEIAELTLLAAEAVSKFGLPPRAALLSYSSFGTGTSGSAQKMREALEMIKSQNPQLEIDGEMQGDAALSPTVRNRLIDDSPLTGNANLLIMPCLDSANIGLSLSRVVGDALQIGPITLGATKPLHILTESTTARGIVNLAMISIKQSL, from the coding sequence ATGGATCAAAAATTTAAACAGGAAGCACTTGATTATCATCAATACCCAAAACCAGGGAAATTAACGATCACGCCAACGAAAAGGATGGCAACACAACGTGATTTGTCTTTAGCATATTCCCCTGGTGTGGCGGCTCCATGTTTAGAAATTCAAAAAGATCCTTCATTAGCAAGTAAATATACCGCCAGAGGCAATCTGGTTGCTGTTATTTCCAATGGTACTGCCGTATTGGGATTGGGCAATATTGGTGCATTGGCAGGCAAGCCTGTGATGGAAGGAAAAGCGGTTTTATTTAAAAAATTCGCTGGAATCGACGTATTTGATATCGAGGTCGACGCAACGGATCCCGAACATTTTTGTAATGTCGTTGCTGCATTAGAGCCTACATTCGGTGGGATTAATCTGGAAGATATTAAAGCACCAGAATGTTTCCAAATTGAAAAAAATCTTCAATCCAGAATGAGCATTCCTGTATTTCATGACGATCAACATGGAACCGCAATCGTTGTAACCGCAGCATTGGTCAATGCTTTGCGCATTCAAAATAAGAAACTAGAAGACGTAAAGCTGGTGACTTCTGGTGCGGGTGCTGCGGCAATGGCTTGTGTTGATTTGATGGTTGGTATGGGGCTCAAGGTCGAGAATGTGACCTTAACCGATATAGATGGTGTGGTTTGGAAAGGTCGCGATCCAAATATGCCAGAAAATATGGCACGCTATGCCAAAGAAACCAATGCTCGTAAATTACACGAGGTGATTAACGGGGCAGATATATTCCTTGGATTATCCGCAGCAGGTGTATTGAAACCAGAATATTTGGAGCATATGGCGCCAAAGCCGATTATTTTGGCATTGGCTAATCCAGAGCCAGAAATTACGCCCAATGAGGTTAAAAAGGTCAGAACGGATGCAATTATTGCAACAGGACGTTCAGATTATCCGAACCAAGTGAATAATGTTTTATGTTTTCCATTTATTTTTCGTGGTGCTTTGGATGTTGGTGCCAAACAAATTAATGAAGAAATGCAACATGCTGCTGTATACGCCTTGGCAAAATTAGCAACTTTGGAGGCAAATGAAGCGGTGATTGCTGCCTATGGTGGGGATGCGCCTTCTTTTGGTTCAGAATATATTTTACCAAAACCTTTTGATCCAAGATTGATTTTACATATTGCCCCAGCAGTAGCCAAAGCTGCGATGGATAGTGGGGCTGCTACACAACCGATTGAAGATTTCCAAGCCTATACAGATCATTTGCAAGAATTTGTGTTCCGTAGCAGCCAAGTGATGCAGCCGGTTTTTGAAGCGGTGCGCAGACAACCAGAATTGAAAAAGATTGTTTTTTCTGAAGGGGAAAGTGGTCGTGTATTACGTGCAATACAAACATTAGTAAATGATAAGCTTGCCAAGCCCTATGTTATTGGGAATAAGGAACGTATTCAAGCCAAGATTAATAGTCTTGGGTTAAGTTTGCGGGTTGATGAGCATGTGGGTGTGTTTGAACCAAACAGAAATGATCCGTTATTACAATCTTTGGAAGAACCCTATAAAAAACTAGTTGAACGGCAAGGGATTCCTTCATCTTTGGCTTATGAACAGCTTTATCGTCGTAAATCTGTAATGGCAGCGATGCTGTTAAGAGAGGGACATGTTGATGTCTCATTAATTGGTGGCTATGGTGAATGGTACCGACATTTTAAATATTTAAAAGGTATTATCCCAAGACGTCCTGATGTGAAAAAATTCCATACAATTTCTGCGTTAATTCAATCCAATGTCGTACTATTTATGGGGGATGCTTATTTAAACCTAAGCCCATCTGCAGAAGAAATTGCAGAGCTGACTTTGTTAGCTGCTGAAGCTGTTTCTAAATTTGGGCTTCCCCCACGTGCAGCATTATTGTCTTACTCTTCATTTGGAACTGGTACATCTGGTTCTGCTCAAAAAATGCGTGAAGCGTTGGAAATGATTAAAAGTCAAAATCCTCAATTAGAAATTGATGGTGAAATGCAAGGGGATGCAGCGCTCAGCCCAACGGTGCGTAATCGTTTGATTGATGATTCTCCTTTGACAGGTAATGCCAACTTATTAATTATGCCTTGTCTAGACTCTGCGAATATTGGTCTTTCTTTGAGTCGTGTTGTTGGTGATGCGTTGCAAATTGGTCCAATAACGCTTGGTGCAACAAAGCCATTACATATTTTAACAGAAAGCACAACGGCACGCGGAATTGTTAATTTGGCAATGATTTCCATTAAACAATCGTTATAA
- a CDS encoding LolA family protein: protein MKWMRRSLFFLLPILLAACHGGQELRPTCELTAIARVEANLNNSQGFTGQFTQTWPDGGKSTGRIIYEPGKLRLNYDYPAPMVVVAKDKRMVAKDFSNQSVTHIGLSRNPLGLMLKTPVHLSRPILVTNIQHKNGLLQISLASSDNPSQGLLTLLFTEADGKLTLRQMQAVDVRKRRSIMDIENVHEGIHVPVTYFAYPDEQAAIK from the coding sequence ATGAAGTGGATGCGAAGAAGCCTATTTTTTTTGTTGCCAATTTTATTGGCAGCCTGTCATGGTGGACAAGAGTTGCGTCCAACATGTGAACTAACAGCAATTGCGCGAGTAGAGGCTAATTTAAATAATTCTCAAGGGTTTACAGGGCAATTTACTCAGACTTGGCCTGATGGTGGTAAATCTACAGGGCGTATTATTTACGAACCAGGCAAGTTACGATTAAATTATGACTATCCTGCGCCGATGGTTGTGGTGGCCAAAGACAAGCGTATGGTGGCAAAAGATTTCAGCAATCAATCTGTGACGCATATTGGGTTATCTCGTAATCCTTTGGGATTAATGTTAAAAACACCTGTTCATTTGTCTCGCCCTATTTTAGTAACCAATATCCAGCATAAAAATGGACTGCTGCAAATCTCATTAGCCAGTTCAGATAATCCATCACAAGGGCTATTAACATTATTATTCACGGAGGCTGATGGCAAATTAACTTTGCGGCAAATGCAAGCGGTGGATGTCAGAAAACGGCGCAGCATTATGGATATTGAAAACGTGCACGAGGGTATCCACGTACCTGTAACATATTTTGCTTATCCTGATGAGCAGGCAGCGATTAAGTAA
- the galU gene encoding UTP--glucose-1-phosphate uridylyltransferase GalU has translation MIKPLRKAVLPVAGFGTRFLPATKSMPKEMLPVVDRPLIQYAIDEARAAGIEQFCLITARGKDSLIDYFDIAYELEDTLRQKGKKDALEALQPSSIQAGSLTALRQQDPLGLGHAVWCARTFVGDDPFAVLLPDDLILSERGCLSQMVEVYNQYGGNVVAVSEVPKEKTSSYGIIDVASDDGHLVKVSGVVEKPEPEDAPSNLSVIGRYILAPEIMTHLSKMERGAGNEVQLTDSMTKLIGQMPFHGLRYEGTRYDCGSKAGFLEAQIAFALQRPDLQSSMRQILRKYAHEGEK, from the coding sequence GTGATTAAACCTCTACGTAAGGCTGTATTGCCTGTTGCTGGATTTGGTACGCGTTTCTTGCCTGCGACGAAATCTATGCCAAAAGAAATGTTGCCTGTTGTGGATCGTCCATTAATTCAATACGCAATCGACGAAGCAAGAGCCGCTGGCATTGAACAATTTTGTTTGATTACCGCACGTGGCAAAGATTCTTTGATCGATTATTTTGATATTGCATATGAATTAGAAGATACATTACGTCAAAAAGGGAAAAAGGACGCTTTGGAAGCGTTACAACCATCAAGTATCCAAGCAGGTTCTTTGACCGCATTGCGCCAACAGGATCCTTTGGGATTAGGGCATGCTGTGTGGTGCGCACGTACTTTCGTAGGAGATGATCCATTTGCTGTGTTATTGCCAGATGACTTAATTCTTAGTGAACGTGGTTGTTTATCTCAGATGGTAGAAGTATACAATCAATATGGCGGTAACGTTGTCGCCGTTTCAGAAGTGCCAAAAGAAAAAACCTCAAGTTATGGTATTATTGATGTGGCTTCCGATGATGGGCACTTAGTCAAAGTATCTGGTGTCGTTGAAAAACCAGAACCAGAAGATGCGCCTTCTAATTTATCTGTGATTGGGCGTTATATTTTAGCACCAGAAATTATGACTCATTTGTCTAAAATGGAGCGTGGTGCAGGTAATGAAGTGCAGTTAACCGATTCTATGACAAAACTAATTGGTCAGATGCCGTTTCACGGGTTGCGTTATGAAGGAACTCGTTATGATTGTGGCAGCAAAGCTGGTTTCCTAGAAGCTCAAATCGCTTTTGCTTTGCAACGTCCAGATTTGCAATCCTCTATGCGTCAAATTTTAAGAAAATATGCCCATGAAGGTGAAAAATAA
- a CDS encoding cobaltochelatase CobT-related protein — protein sequence MSEESKTPKSSPQLPPEKNEYNSERFKQATIGVIHALSGRQDTNIHFYSGSSLRNHSPQNTINPSSVHLPTPPEIHDPIMMNQLRGAADAIALRLKYHNQKIHKTMQPTITDAKVAFDALEQVRVEALGSRYMQGVAANLRSVQEYNSHAEGHARMDKAEQLAPQTALALLAREKLTGEPVPKASRRIVQLWRNRLTKSGEDALDQMLQHINSQKEYAAASQQLLTAYQLLEDLEEKEQDSFNNQENEDPDSPETSDNPSEENTPEKQEQEQPEEQSPQVTQGMDSNESSDADEGEGFETQDTPAGPKEGELPPLGEVEDSNYHIYTKQFDETISADQVCNAEELAYLRQQLDQQLQTMQNIIAKLANRLQRKLMAQQRRRWNFDQEEGLLDASKLPRIITNPMYSLSYKYEQETEFKDTIVTLLIDNSGSMRGKPITIAAMCGDILARTLERCAIKVEVLGFTTRAWKGGRSREDWLKNGKPAQPGRLNDLRHIIYKSADQPWRHARKNLGLMLQEGLLKENIDGEALHWAWQRLRARPEKRKILMIISDGAPVDDSTLSSNNPDYLEMHLRRMIARIESQPDIELTAIGIGHDVTRYYQNAVTITNAEQLGGTMMQELAALFDSKKHLI from the coding sequence ATGTCAGAAGAGTCCAAAACACCCAAATCTTCCCCTCAACTTCCTCCTGAAAAAAACGAATATAATTCTGAACGGTTTAAACAAGCGACCATCGGGGTTATTCATGCACTCAGTGGTCGCCAAGATACGAATATCCATTTTTATTCTGGATCTTCTTTACGCAATCATTCTCCACAGAATACGATTAACCCAAGCTCTGTGCATTTACCGACACCTCCTGAAATTCATGATCCCATCATGATGAACCAATTACGAGGTGCCGCAGACGCAATCGCACTGCGCTTGAAATATCATAATCAAAAAATACACAAAACAATGCAACCCACCATTACCGACGCCAAAGTTGCTTTTGATGCGTTAGAACAAGTCCGCGTTGAGGCTTTGGGAAGCCGGTATATGCAAGGTGTAGCTGCTAATTTACGTTCTGTTCAAGAATATAACAGCCATGCTGAAGGACATGCACGCATGGACAAAGCAGAACAGCTTGCTCCTCAAACGGCTTTGGCTTTATTAGCCAGAGAAAAATTGACAGGTGAGCCTGTTCCAAAAGCCTCTCGACGCATTGTCCAACTATGGCGTAACCGCTTAACCAAAAGCGGTGAAGACGCTCTGGATCAAATGTTACAGCATATTAATAGTCAAAAAGAATATGCCGCTGCATCACAACAATTATTAACAGCCTATCAACTTCTGGAAGATTTAGAAGAAAAAGAACAAGATTCTTTTAATAATCAAGAAAACGAAGATCCAGACTCTCCTGAAACATCAGACAATCCATCAGAGGAAAACACCCCAGAAAAACAAGAGCAAGAACAACCAGAAGAGCAATCCCCTCAAGTCACCCAAGGAATGGATAGTAATGAATCTTCTGATGCTGATGAAGGTGAAGGTTTTGAAACACAAGACACACCTGCTGGTCCCAAAGAAGGTGAACTCCCTCCTTTAGGTGAAGTAGAAGATTCAAACTATCATATTTATACAAAGCAATTTGATGAAACGATCTCTGCCGATCAAGTTTGTAATGCCGAAGAGTTAGCCTATTTACGACAACAACTCGATCAGCAACTTCAAACCATGCAGAATATTATTGCAAAACTTGCCAATCGCCTACAACGAAAACTTATGGCACAACAAAGAAGACGATGGAATTTCGATCAAGAAGAAGGGTTATTAGATGCCAGCAAATTGCCACGTATTATTACGAACCCGATGTATTCACTCAGCTATAAATATGAACAAGAAACAGAGTTTAAAGATACAATTGTCACTTTGTTAATTGATAATTCTGGTTCTATGCGCGGCAAACCCATTACGATTGCAGCCATGTGTGGAGATATTTTAGCCAGAACCTTAGAACGCTGTGCAATCAAAGTTGAAGTTTTAGGCTTTACCACCCGAGCATGGAAAGGTGGGCGCAGTCGTGAGGACTGGCTGAAAAATGGCAAACCTGCACAACCAGGGCGTTTAAACGATTTGCGCCATATTATTTATAAATCCGCGGATCAACCTTGGCGACATGCCCGTAAAAATTTGGGATTAATGCTACAAGAAGGGCTACTCAAAGAAAATATTGATGGTGAAGCCTTACACTGGGCTTGGCAACGCCTGCGCGCTCGTCCAGAAAAGCGTAAAATCCTGATGATTATTTCTGATGGGGCACCTGTCGATGATAGTACTTTGTCCAGTAATAATCCAGATTATTTAGAAATGCATTTACGCCGCATGATTGCTCGGATTGAATCCCAACCTGACATCGAACTGACCGCTATTGGCATTGGACATGATGTAACGCGATATTACCAGAATGCCGTCACCATCACCAATGCTGAACAATTAGGGGGAACAATGATGCAAGAATTAGCAGCGTTGTTTGATTCTAAAAAACACTTAATATAA
- the lipB gene encoding lipoyl(octanoyl) transferase LipB, with amino-acid sequence MAFHPIFIQKSKKPISYPSALQHMEHYVQEIYNEKQPECLWFLEHPPLYTAGTSAKDHDLINTQNYSTFYTNRGGQWTYHGPGQRIIYIMMDLRKDHHTFPARDIHAFVNAIEDWIILTLKQFNIHAEKRKDRIGLWVVDPITQKEEKIAALGIKLTKWISWHGIALNISPNLNDYSGIIPCGLAEYGVTSMEKLGGHYSMDEVDQALLAQWSHIFPHPLQEKDLFT; translated from the coding sequence ATGGCATTTCATCCGATATTTATACAAAAAAGTAAAAAACCTATTTCATATCCCAGTGCGTTACAGCATATGGAACACTATGTACAAGAAATTTATAATGAAAAACAACCAGAATGCCTATGGTTTCTTGAACATCCCCCTTTATATACAGCAGGAACCTCAGCCAAAGATCATGATTTAATCAATACCCAAAACTATTCCACTTTTTATACAAACCGAGGTGGTCAATGGACTTATCACGGTCCTGGACAACGTATTATTTATATCATGATGGATTTACGAAAAGATCATCATACTTTCCCCGCCAGAGACATTCATGCGTTTGTCAATGCAATTGAGGATTGGATTATTTTAACTTTGAAACAATTTAATATCCATGCCGAAAAGCGCAAAGATCGTATTGGACTATGGGTTGTTGATCCCATTACCCAAAAAGAAGAAAAAATTGCAGCCTTGGGAATAAAATTAACTAAATGGATCAGCTGGCATGGAATTGCACTCAATATATCCCCTAATCTCAACGATTATTCTGGTATTATCCCTTGCGGATTGGCTGAATATGGCGTTACCAGTATGGAAAAATTAGGGGGTCATTATTCTATGGATGAGGTGGATCAAGCTTTACTTGCACAATGGAGCCATATTTTCCCTCACCCTTTACAAGAAAAAGATTTATTTACTTAA
- a CDS encoding aldose 1-epimerase family protein: MNKFLAASVSPALYATKANARIFTLSSTEHNIEVGNWKIDSTQLGIIDSFFSIEQKILHGGKQEGSKIIILTSPNGLTITLSPTRGMSIMNVTGQDIRFGWDSPVKEVVNPTFINLESRNGAGWLEGFNEMMVRCGFEWAGHPGIENGEMRTLHGKAGNTPASKVEIEISEIAPYEIKIRGLIKESTFKKADLQTVAEICYIPDTYSFTIHDRLTNHSDYPRDYQIMYHSNFSKPLLEKDAQFVAPIKEISPFNDYAHKGLQDWATYLEPTKDFDEMVFNIVPFAKNDGSTLAALHNKDGSKGVTIEFNIQELPYLTLWKNTDTEKQGYVTGIEPGTNYAYATSIEREQGRIRQIESEQTVHFKIKYSALMNKEAVDKAKKAVADIQGAQKTTFVHTPIAKE; encoded by the coding sequence ATGAATAAATTTTTAGCTGCCAGTGTTTCCCCCGCATTATACGCTACCAAAGCCAATGCACGAATATTTACGTTGTCCAGCACAGAACATAATATTGAGGTCGGCAACTGGAAAATCGACAGCACACAACTAGGCATTATCGATAGTTTTTTTTCAATCGAGCAAAAAATACTCCATGGCGGCAAACAAGAAGGCTCAAAAATTATTATACTGACCAGCCCCAATGGGTTGACCATTACCCTCAGTCCAACCAGAGGGATGAGCATTATGAACGTAACAGGTCAAGATATACGTTTTGGATGGGATTCCCCTGTCAAAGAAGTCGTGAACCCCACTTTTATCAACCTAGAGAGCCGCAATGGTGCTGGATGGCTGGAAGGATTTAACGAAATGATGGTTCGCTGTGGCTTTGAATGGGCTGGTCATCCAGGGATTGAAAACGGAGAAATGCGCACTTTACATGGTAAAGCAGGCAATACCCCAGCCTCTAAAGTCGAAATTGAGATCAGTGAAATTGCACCTTATGAAATCAAAATCAGAGGCTTAATCAAAGAAAGCACCTTTAAAAAAGCTGATTTACAAACCGTCGCAGAAATTTGCTATATTCCTGATACTTACAGTTTTACGATTCATGATCGTTTAACCAATCATTCAGATTATCCTCGTGACTATCAAATTATGTATCACAGTAATTTCAGCAAACCTTTATTGGAAAAAGACGCACAATTCGTCGCTCCCATCAAAGAAATTAGCCCTTTTAATGATTACGCACACAAGGGTTTGCAAGATTGGGCGACTTACTTAGAACCTACCAAAGATTTCGATGAAATGGTTTTCAATATCGTTCCTTTTGCAAAAAATGATGGTTCAACCCTTGCTGCACTCCATAATAAGGACGGCAGTAAAGGTGTTACGATTGAATTTAATATTCAAGAATTGCCCTATTTAACGTTATGGAAAAATACAGATACTGAAAAACAAGGCTATGTAACAGGAATTGAACCAGGAACCAATTACGCTTATGCAACTAGTATCGAACGCGAACAAGGACGCATTCGACAAATTGAGTCAGAACAAACCGTTCACTTTAAAATTAAATATAGTGCTTTAATGAATAAAGAAGCTGTTGATAAAGCAAAAAAAGCAGTTGCCGATATTCAAGGAGCGCAAAAAACAACATTTGTACATACTCCGATTGCCAAAGAATAA
- a CDS encoding J domain-containing protein — MTAHKKRFRAFDPNPDCPDNKYCDMPSCDQPAGYKAPKSRQQLNDYYWFCLDHIREYNKKWDYCKGMTPAQIEQHLRNSTVWDKPSWKLGQLGKTDLLKEKYFKDSLGLFKDHPRFKNNKTNPTVPQAPKELQHSLQTLELTWPVSLQDLRKQYTILARKFHPDTNHGDIALTEQFKNINAAYTKLRTHLMNSVEI, encoded by the coding sequence ATGACTGCTCATAAAAAACGTTTCCGTGCTTTTGATCCTAATCCTGATTGTCCCGACAATAAATATTGTGACATGCCCAGTTGCGACCAACCCGCAGGATATAAAGCCCCCAAATCACGCCAACAGTTAAATGATTATTACTGGTTTTGTTTAGACCATATCAGAGAATACAATAAGAAGTGGGATTATTGTAAAGGCATGACGCCTGCGCAAATTGAACAGCACCTCAGAAATTCGACCGTATGGGATAAGCCTTCTTGGAAATTAGGACAATTGGGTAAAACAGATTTGCTCAAAGAAAAATATTTCAAAGATTCCTTGGGGTTATTTAAAGACCACCCAAGATTCAAAAATAATAAAACCAACCCGACAGTACCTCAAGCCCCCAAAGAATTACAACATTCCTTACAAACCTTGGAATTAACGTGGCCTGTTTCCTTACAAGATTTAAGAAAACAATATACTATATTAGCACGCAAATTCCATCCTGATACCAATCACGGGGATATAGCCCTGACAGAGCAATTTAAAAATATTAATGCTGCTTATACAAAATTACGTACGCATTTAATGAATTCTGTTGAAATATAA
- the pgmG gene encoding phosphoglucomutase/phosphomannomutase PgmG → MEHQRNIDASILREYDIRGIYDKTFFIEDAYAIGRAFGSLIVRNNGKKVVVSYDGRVSSPDLEAALVDGLKKCGLEIIRIGRGPTPMLYYAATTMQADGAVMVTASHNPKEYNGMKFMLAGKSFYGKQIQELGVQVAKGDVVPEGIGSVRKVDIVDEYVTRLLKDFDATERKLKVVWDNSNSAAGEVLTKLVQQLPGEHIVLNGTVDGNFPAHSPDPTVPKNLVQLQDEVAKRQADIGIAFDGDADRIGVIDDKGNILWGDQLMIVYSRDILPDNQGATIIADVKASQILFEEVKKAGGNPLMWCTGHSLIKSKMAETKALLGGEMSGHIFFADKWYGFDDALYVAIRTLDIVSRLKGPLSEITESLPKAISTPEIRFDCPDDRKFSVVYEVAERLKAENADVVTIDGVRVNTPDGWWLLRASNTQASLVARAESTTGDGLENLKSALKSQLSASGVELPEV, encoded by the coding sequence ATGGAACATCAAAGAAATATTGATGCCAGCATTTTGCGTGAATACGATATTCGTGGCATTTACGATAAAACTTTTTTCATTGAAGACGCTTACGCAATAGGGCGTGCTTTTGGCAGTCTGATTGTTCGTAATAATGGTAAAAAAGTTGTTGTGAGTTATGATGGACGTGTCAGCTCACCTGATTTAGAAGCTGCCTTGGTTGATGGATTGAAAAAATGCGGATTAGAAATTATTCGTATTGGTCGTGGTCCAACGCCGATGTTATATTATGCTGCAACGACAATGCAAGCAGACGGTGCAGTGATGGTGACAGCCAGCCATAACCCCAAAGAATATAACGGCATGAAATTCATGCTGGCGGGCAAATCCTTTTATGGTAAGCAAATCCAAGAGCTTGGTGTGCAAGTTGCCAAGGGTGATGTTGTTCCAGAAGGAATTGGCAGTGTTCGTAAGGTCGATATTGTCGATGAGTATGTTACTCGCCTTCTAAAAGATTTTGATGCTACTGAGCGTAAGCTAAAAGTGGTTTGGGATAATAGCAATAGTGCTGCTGGTGAAGTTTTAACGAAATTAGTCCAACAATTGCCAGGTGAGCATATTGTATTAAATGGTACTGTTGATGGGAATTTCCCTGCGCATAGTCCAGATCCTACTGTACCAAAGAATTTAGTGCAATTACAAGATGAGGTTGCTAAACGTCAAGCGGATATTGGGATTGCTTTTGATGGCGATGCTGATCGTATTGGCGTGATTGATGATAAGGGCAATATTTTGTGGGGCGATCAGTTAATGATCGTTTATAGCCGTGACATTTTGCCTGATAATCAAGGTGCAACAATTATTGCAGATGTTAAAGCAAGCCAAATTTTATTTGAAGAAGTCAAAAAAGCTGGTGGTAATCCATTAATGTGGTGTACGGGGCATTCTTTGATTAAATCAAAGATGGCAGAAACCAAAGCATTATTGGGTGGGGAAATGTCAGGACATATTTTCTTTGCTGATAAATGGTATGGTTTTGATGATGCGCTGTATGTTGCGATCAGAACGTTGGATATCGTGAGCCGTTTAAAAGGACCTCTTTCTGAAATTACTGAATCTTTGCCAAAAGCAATTTCTACACCAGAGATTCGTTTTGATTGTCCAGATGATCGTAAATTTAGTGTTGTTTACGAGGTCGCAGAACGTCTAAAAGCTGAAAATGCAGATGTGGTGACAATTGATGGTGTTCGTGTGAACACGCCTGATGGTTGGTGGTTATTAAGGGCTTCTAATACTCAGGCATCGTTGGTTGCAAGAGCTGAAAGCACAACAGGCGACGGTCTTGAAAATCTCAAGAGTGCACTAAAATCTCAACTGAGTGCTTCTGGAGTCGAATTGCCAGAAGTCTAA
- a CDS encoding AAA family ATPase codes for MTEKPAQPIQDTNAGLPPTSILSEPDVNYNVRKTFNIDLDMEVPGFSVKTSLVPDLDASYCFDKEITQAILAGFRYNRRVMVQGFHGTGKSSHIEQIAARLNWPCVRINLDSHISRIDLIGKDAIVLKDGKQITQFQEGLLPWALENPCALIFDEYDAGRPDVMFVIQRVLEAEGKLTLLDQNRVIRPNPYFRLFATANTIGLGDTTGLYHGTQQINQGQMDRWSIVATLNYLPHEQESNIIMSKMGVTKDDHESTQMINSMVALANLTRTGFATGELSTVMSPRTVITWAENFEIFKDLSLAFRLTFLNKCDEAERQTVAEYYQRCFNVNPLITDLI; via the coding sequence ATGACTGAAAAGCCTGCACAGCCAATACAAGACACCAACGCTGGACTTCCCCCCACTTCTATTCTTTCTGAACCCGATGTTAACTATAACGTCAGAAAAACATTTAATATTGATCTAGATATGGAAGTTCCTGGTTTTTCAGTTAAAACATCCTTGGTACCCGATCTGGATGCCAGCTATTGCTTTGACAAAGAAATTACTCAAGCCATTTTGGCAGGTTTTCGTTATAATCGTCGTGTGATGGTGCAAGGATTTCACGGCACTGGAAAATCCTCTCATATCGAGCAAATCGCAGCCCGTTTGAACTGGCCTTGTGTTCGTATCAATCTGGACAGCCATATTTCTCGTATTGATTTGATTGGTAAAGACGCCATTGTTTTAAAAGACGGTAAACAAATCACCCAATTCCAAGAAGGGCTATTACCTTGGGCATTGGAAAACCCTTGTGCATTAATCTTTGATGAATATGATGCGGGTCGTCCTGATGTGATGTTTGTTATCCAGCGTGTGCTTGAAGCCGAAGGAAAATTGACTTTATTAGACCAAAACAGAGTCATTCGTCCCAACCCTTATTTTCGTTTATTTGCCACCGCCAACACAATTGGTCTAGGCGACACGACTGGTCTTTATCACGGCACCCAACAAATTAACCAAGGACAAATGGATCGTTGGAGCATTGTTGCGACCTTAAATTACCTGCCCCACGAACAAGAGTCTAATATTATCATGTCTAAAATGGGAGTTACCAAAGACGATCACGAATCAACTCAAATGATTAATTCAATGGTTGCACTCGCCAACCTAACACGAACAGGATTTGCAACAGGTGAACTCTCAACCGTCATGTCCCCAAGAACCGTCATTACTTGGGCAGAAAATTTTGAAATTTTCAAAGATTTATCTCTGGCTTTTCGTCTAACTTTCTTGAATAAATGTGATGAAGCAGAACGCCAAACGGTTGCTGAATATTATCAACGTTGCTTTAATGTTAATCCCTTAATTACTGATTTAATTTAA